Sequence from the Megalops cyprinoides isolate fMegCyp1 chromosome 4, fMegCyp1.pri, whole genome shotgun sequence genome:
TTCGCTAAATACCGGGACTCAGGGTGCTTTCTctcattgaaaatattttcgTGGAAGTGGTTTAAATCCTCTTTTGGTTTTAttctttccagaaaaaaatctgttagaCAGGAGTCGTCTTTAAAACGGGCTCTTGCATTCACTTATATGTAGCCAGCTATTTGACATGTATTATAGTCCTTCGCCAAGTATAGCCTAATGTCTTCTCAAAACTTGTCTATTGTCTGGTCAAGTTCTTGATGCATGGAGCCACTTCCTGTATgcaaagttttttaaaaatatgattcgATTTAATTAAGCGatcaaggaaaacaaatggaGTAATCTAGCGAGTAAGCGACTCGTAGACGGCGAAAGCTAGGCAGCTAGTGGTTTAAACTTGTAGGGAAAAGTTAGCCAGCTCGTATCCCAAATCTACAACGCGCAAAGACATACAAAGGCGAAAAAATGTCCACCGCCGACCGCCGTTCACGAAAACGAATATACTCTTTTCAGTATTAACCCCAAGTCTGATCGCAAATCCCCTTTATCAAAAGAAGACCGCCGCAGCGAAACACATTCAGACAAGGCACTCTTCCCTCATTAATTAAGAAAAAGTAAGCTTACAGCTACATGAATCGCGGGAAAATGTCTTATGTAGACAGCAGACCTGGTGGTACCCTCCTACAGTGGTCCATGCATGCACTACCATAAGCCAAGCATACAAGTCTGTCTACAGACAGCGCTCGCTCGAGCACATCAGGCTTGCAGCAACTTGCagctgctgacatcacaggTTGTGCTGCTGTCTCCCGCACACCTTTGCGGCAATTCCGGAGCAGTGTACAAACGCTATTAGGCGTTTAATTATAACCCACATGCAATTGTAAACCGTTAGCAACGTTTTTGTAGTGGAATTTCTAAGAAAATTTCTTGGAGAATATTCTAAATTCCTTGCTGCAAATAATCCAGTGATAAACTACGTTATGTAGTTCGATATTgtaacataaacaaacaaataaataaatacgtaaATTATAATCTTAATAACATTGCAATTACAtgcaaaacaaccccaaaaggtttaaaaaaaaactcacaacatatttcacagttggcatgtattttttccctctaaGATTCACGTTTTAATACCCGACATGAAGCTGACGAACTAGAATGTCCAGAATGTTAatttcatcagaccaggcttCAAACTGTCATTCAGATGTAGTTTGGCAAATACGAATGGCTTGCCTTCAAAAGAAGCTTATTGCTGGTAACCCGGCCATGGATAGGCTACAACATTCATGCATCCATCACTGGTTCTTTTTGACACCTTGTAATCTGAAAATGCCAGTACTGTTGCCTTTAGATTTATAGCTGCCTGCCAAACCACTTGTCTCACAGTGGGCGCTAAGAGAGACATGCATCCTCTTTCTGGCAGGGTTGCCACTATGCCAAAAGGGCCTTAAGTTATCTAATAATGGACACCACAGTGGGAAGTGTCATTTACCCTTCTGTGAATTTCTTTGTTGCCATCTTCCAGCTTGCACAGGTCAATGATCATGTATTTGTGATGATCAGTgagctctctgaccttaaccatAACATTGCATACCACTCTTCTGTGTGTTACCTTCATTTATACGGTAGAGAAATAGGTTTATGGACGCCAACATACAGTTCCAGAAAAATCTAACTAACAATAAGAAGAATGTTGACGtagatttgttttgtcagattGTGTTGTAAAGATTACTTAgagatgtaaataaatgtgatccttgtgttttcactaTTACAATTCGGTATTTGTGAATATATATCTGAATTTGCTATGCAATGCCATCAagacattttctatttttaagcagaaaaaaattatgcagaatgtattttttatagcCTCATTGATGTTATGCTTAAATggacttttttcatttccctaTAGCCCTGTTTTTCATTCACCAGGATGTTATTTTAATATCTAACTGTAAGAGATTACCTTAATGGTTCATTGAAAAAGAATAgaaaggaaaatgtgtgtgcaatAAGGAAATGATTATGTATACATTCTGCATACATGCTGCTCAGCATTGCCTATATTGCAGGAGCAATGGGCGATTGTGAGATAAGAGCCACCTATATCAATCCTAAAGAGTGGAGTGGGTCAAGACTGGGGCATGGTCCTTGAGTTCAGAGACCACTGAATTCAAAACTCCTAGGTTACACTAAGATTGGGTCATTTTCCAGGATGTGGTAATACATGCTGAGGCACATGTGCATTACATAGTACTTCCCTAAAAATGTGCTTTGAGTACTGTATACTGCTGCAGTACAGTATTTCACTTCAGCAGGGGGAACTTGACTGGATACTTTGATAACCTGGCCAAAAGCGGCAGCCTATTCATCAGTGTTAACTACCATGACACCCACTGTTCTCATTTATTACGCTGATTTCAGATAGGACAAGGTCAACgcagtgttttttccccttaaattCCAGGAAAATCTGCACATGAGCCCCACCCAGAGGACAATCTTGTAAATTACAGCTTTGTTATCAACATGCCTTCACTACTGACTGGTAAAAAAAAGCACTATTTGAATGctcatgtaaatgaatgaaatgattatGGTTGAGATATGGTTAAGAAAAGCACCATCTTATTTAAGAATTTCTTTCTAATATTCAGTATTACAAGAGGTACGATCTGCAAACTTACCTGTACTGTTAGAGCATGTGTTCCTTCAGGCTGCCAATGTATCATGCTTCAACATGGTTATCTTCATTAACAAGACCAAGAATGCAACTGGGATTTACAGGTGGATAAAATATCAATGTTGTTCCCATTTAGTACCAAGTCTACTATGTTTCATATCACagctaaaaatatttaaaggcaAAGCAAGACAAAGATAAAATATAGCActttacaaaacacatttatatttatggtATGAAAGGTCTATCACTGTAAAACAGGTTGTGCTTATGAACTGATGGTCCtttgtgtgctgtattttctgtaatttctttAAAGAGACATTGTAAGaaaatttgtacatttaataaaatactaCCAAAGTTTATTATTTCTGGTAAATGCATTTGCAAGATAAATTAATACCAATAAATAACACAATCAAAACACCCAGCATGTGAATTCATGACTATCACAATGTACTATAAGCTGAAAATAGTTCCCTGCTTATGAACTGTTAGACTGATCTGTCCAGATAGCTGAAACTCTTGCTTCAGAAAATGACCGACATATTCACAGTATAAAACGTCACAGAAAACCCATATCTGTGCCAACTGCCTTTGAATGTTGGCATTGCAAGTGGGGAGCTTGGACTGTCTCATGGCCTGTATCAAAACAGTCCATACATGTTCCAGATCGCTTGCGACACAGTTGAACTCTCCGATGATCCACTTGGCTCTCTGCAACGAGTGGAGTCCCAGTCGCTCCACGACCATCTGGAACTGTCCGGAGAACGGGCGAATGTTTTCAGTCAGGACACCCCCCAGAGAGACGACGCTCCACGACCTTCTCGGCCTCCTCTCTGTCGCGGCGGCCTCGTCGTGGTGCGTCGCATCGGCAAACTCTGAATTTGCTCGCTGCCGTGGGAGAGAGCGTCTCAAATCGGCCGTGGAGAATTCCCTCAGGTCCTCCGCCTCCCCACCACCCCTGGAAGACCTCTCAGAGCACCACAAATAGAACTGGATTCGTTTCAGGTCTTCAGCAGAAACAACTGGTGGGGACTTCCGGGGCTTAAACGGCAATGATGTTTCACTGCCGGATGGGAACCAAGGGGTAAACAGGGGTAAAACGCGATGGGGGAAGTCCTCCAGGGCCCTTTCCGCTATGTCCACCAACTCATCCAAGTTGCCTTCGTTGACTCTGTAATGCAACAATACATCCATGATAAAACTGGTGGCGGTATACGGTGCAGAGAATTAGCCACTGTACCTGAGAGTTTCATTTATAATTGCCTAGTCTTCCTCATTTAACCAACTCCCATGACATGTCACACATCTCCATCATGCAGTGCCTTGTGACAGGATGACCTAAAAACAGAAGTACAGCAAAACTGTTAACCTTCAGTGAAGAACAGTCTGAAAACCCCTCCTTCTGACATCATTGAAAGTACAATATTGTATTAGATTATATTGTAATAGAATTGTGGGATTAATCTGGAATATTGTCATTACATCCATTACGTCAAACACGCCCgatgcatttgtgtgttgtcAGCAATTCTGTAGCTGCTAGAAGGAAAATATTATCCTGCTGCCACATAAGTACCAAGCAGTGTCACATGAAGAAAGAGGATTGTATTTACTGATGAATTTAATGTAGGCCAACTGGACATGTCTTTTACAAATATGTAACTGAGGAATGATACGAGATAATCTTGTTCATTGCTATCTACATATATGGCTTCCATAGCTTAAATGATATGCAACATTTCCTTGTGCCATAATTTTTGTTAACTTGCCATAACTGAAGGGGTGATGGCTCTTCTGTATAAACAGGTACAAATTCTGCTCATGACATAACACTGTCACTGTTGAAGTAACTGAAAACATACAATTTATTTCAGAATCTTGGGGAACGGAATTACTTTCATAAACAAACAGCTTAAAAACTCTCCGTATCAAGGATGGAGAAAAGATATGCAGTTTGAAAACACTACTAATGTAAAACATGCAATCCTAATTGTTACATAACAAATATTCATCAATTGACATAAAAGTATATAGTCTTATGAGAAAAAGTGATATAATGTGAGGACTAGGCCTGAAATCCCACTGCTTACATTATGCTGTAAATGCACACACTAGAGTATCTTCTACAACAGGAATATTCTACTAGTAGAAAAGGGGCTGAATGTTACCTGATGTGGACTTTCTTTTACGCCCATTAATCAAAAATTACtattatacaaaaatataaaaattactATTATAAGTCATAAAAATGGCTGCATCTGGAACTTCAGAACAGCATTATTCCTATAAATAATATgctaaatattgtaaaataatactttgtGTAAATGGTGTACAGGTACAAAATAATGATAAGACTTTGTTATTGTGCTTGAACGAATCGATTGAAATCAAGGATCAAATCTTGTGCGAAGAAGTTATATTTACACTCGACATGCATGATCCAAGTAAAACATTTCTAAGTAACTATCGGTGGAAACAAATGGCAGTGAACACTGAAATGTGATACAGGGAGAAACCTCACTCTTAAACGTCGATGTGAAATCCTAATCGTAACGCCATGGCGGAGCAGTACTTCCCTCATCTTTACTGTGCCAGAGCTCTTGGAACTATAATATAGCTGTGTTTTCAATAGATGTAAAACAATAATGGATATGTAGCGCGGGGAGGGGGTTATTACGGGGAATCTGGTCTGAGGTGGTGCTGATGATGTGCAGTCGCTCCCACTTTCAGGGACATGTGAGTCTGTGTTGGCTTTTATGCGGTGTCCTGCAAAATAATCCCCGAGACAAAGTCTTTTCGTTTATCCGTGGCACTGAGGGGTAACAGGACTGTGTTACCAATCGGCATTTGGGGTCGGGGGGCGTTTTAGGTGCAATGCTGTATACACTCAACAGTAAACGTAGCTAGGTATCTAAACAGTTACGTGACAAGCAAGTTTCCACATAATATATCTACCATCGCCTGGTAACTAGGTACGTTCGTCTTGAAACAATCTTGTTTTAAGACGAACGCACCTAGCTAGCTGTTAGCTCGCTAGTtcttgcaaatgaaaacaagagACGACACACTACTTAGTCAGCTGACTACGTATTCAGTACATATTTACTAAAGCTTTCGCTGAAGCCAGTACAAGAGCATCGGCCTTAAGATACCTGCATCTGCACCAACACTGTTGTTAAATTTTCCAATGCCGATTTGAAATGCTAAGTGGTTAGCTAACTACCTAAATCCCTTTCATTCCACCTAACTAAATCTAGATCCCTAACTAGGGAATCTGTCACACTTGGTCAGTTAGATTTTTTCATTAAGTCATAACcggctgaaaacaaaataattacctTTTTAAGGGTGACGCATCTACTGGTGCCCCAAATTAGCTAACTGGGCTATCGATATAAACATTTCGTAAACACCTCCAGCTACTATCTCACTTCCGGGTGTAGTTGATGACATCATACTGCGCAAAATACTGCGCAGATGAACTGATCTGTATCGTGTGTACGTAGTTGTACTGTTGGCACAATGAGAAGACACAGGGAGGTCCGTTGGCATGATTTAAGAATCAATAAATCTGAGCAGAATTTTGCACAGCATGATGTCATTATTATAGTCTGTTTCAACCAGAGGTCTAAGTCCCTTAAATGTGCCTGGCAAAGTCATTCAATTTCACCATACTGCCAAACGTCCAATACAATTCTATAGTGGAGGTCATTACATTTCTCAAAAATATCATATCCAATATAGGAAACATCTATAATTTATATTCCGTTCCATCACTTGCCTTATGTATATAAAggtctacttttttttttgctgttattagtAGTGCTTTTGTATTGTCTTTAGGAATctcacatgtaaaaatgtagagATTTAACCTGACCCTTTCGCATTGcaataaatgaatcaaaaaaacactgagaatGAGGACAGAGCCAAAGTCTACATTGAAAAATAGAGCATGTACACGAAAAATTTACTGGTTTTTAGTCAGCATATTAGTGTGGAGCTCTCATGTTCAAACGAGTTTAGTGTGCACTCTCTAGTACTTCAGGGTCCTCTCCTACATGGAGTGTTAACCAAAACAAGGCACTATTTTTGGAGTCCGGTCATCATATATTTATGTGGAGTGAAACTTCTAACTTCATGttataaaaaatactttttgcaCCCATCATTGCTTTAACTAAATTTACCACAAACAAgtatatattcacacatattcATTATGGGTCAAACCTAAAATAACATTTATCTTCTTTCctttaaaattattcatttggcagcgCTCAAAGTGTGAAATTTTTAAAGGAGATATATGTGACAATTTGAGAGATTTGCAAGGTTCCATCAGTTGCCAACTGTTTCATCCAGTGCTGTTTATTATTCATGTGATGACAGACCAAATGAATTGAGAAGTCATGTTCCTTTAGTTCGTTTACATTTCACACCCTTAAAAGGCTGGGTTTTTATGGAGCTGTACCGGCTGGCGTAAATTAAGACATAAAAGCTTCTGTGTGTTCCATGTCTGAAAAGATCACCACTCACAGGAGCCAGCTACCCGGTCATCCGCGGCGTGTGTTTCACGATCAAAAGTACTTTATTTGTTCAAATACACCAAAGATGCAATCActgcatgacaaatatacagaAAAAGGTACAGTAAACTCAAACAGTAAGATCAGGCAGTAAAAGGGGGAAGGGACATAGAGCGGCCCTTATAAACGAAAGCAAAGATGACGGTGTTAGCAGGAGAGGAAGGTCATGGGCAGGAGGGGAGGGTGTAAGCCTGTGCATTGTTATAAAATCATATCCTAGATCACATGCCCAGCATTGCTGCAactcaaaatgaacaatttgCCAAGTGAAGTTCttagttttctctctctttttttctgaatatgaTACAATCTAGTAACAGAAACAACATTACTACCAATAGTATACAGCAGGCAATCTTTCACTGTTGAGCTGAAAGCTAAATGGGACACTGTTGCAGTACGGAGACACTGGGCATTTTGTATATGTGTACTAAATGCTTATATGGCACATTTTGGTCCATGTTAGTGCTTTAACGTTATAACATATCTCACCAATTTGATTCTTTTTAATACATATGTAgttatgatttttcttttttttcttttttgcttttgacaTATTGGCGCAGTTGTACACCACGTCACTAGGGGGTGCTGCAGGCCTTTATAGGAAGTAGTCAGGGGTGCGGCGGGTGACGTGGGGCTCTCCGCGGCGAGGTGCAGGGTCAAACTGAAGGCTGTGGGAACAGAAGACACAGCAGGGTCACAGATGGACCCATGGGCTACACATGACAAGAGTATACACAAAATTATGAATTTAATACATTAAcagggagaaagaagagaggaactcacacagagacacgcacacagacatataaTCCATTCCCCATAGAAAAGACCCACAGTATATCCATTAGTAAATAAGCAGGTAGCAGTGAGCAGATGACTGGTGTTGGATCATTAACTGGGCAATAAGAGCTTCTTCTTTGACAAGCATTCTAATGCTATTTTACTAAGGATATCCTGAGCCACAGCACTTGAATTAGTGCCACTTATTCAGAAGTTACACCATGTCACTAATTACTGAGATGTAAGTGTGAAGAGTGAGGAGATTAATAATGAGATGCATTTAATAATGAGATGCATTTAATAATGATGCATTTAATAATGATGCATTTACGTCATCAGGCATACACAGGGgtaaaatcagacaaaaaaaccCTAGTGCATCAGCtgaacatgtaatgtaacatggaGCATTAACCAAAGACCAGCAAATCACATAAAACCACCATCCAATACAATTTGTTTAGCAGGCAGATTGATTTACCAGTGTGTGGACAGTGATTAGAGAGTAGAGAATCAAGCCTGAGTCAATTACAACCGAGTGTCCAAACGAGCATGATGAAAAATGCAAGcaatgtgcatgtttatgtaaaaataacagttaGAAATGTTTTTAGTTTACCCATTTAGAATGAAAAGGTTATCCAGGCAAACTTGCACTGAATTCACTACATCAAACACAATTCACTTAAAAGATACTTGATGCCAacttataataaaaataaaaacgtaGCATGCAACTCTTGGTTGACTCTCTACCAAGCACATGCTCCTTGTATATCTAACACTTCCCCACTTCCCTCCTAAATCTAACTTAAATAAATGGTGTGATTAGTCTCAACATAAGAAGACAGCTCAGAAAAGGTCATCAGATGTAAATGCAAACTAGATACATGGCTCCAGAGCGCTGCACTGAGCAAAGATTTTGCTCAGAATGCTGTATGCTACCAAATAGCAACACTGCTCTATTGGTGTGAACGAAAGTTTCAGTTACATAACTGAAACACTACCATACTCGCCGTCCTTTCTATACTCAACAGGGAACAGGGATTGCAAGTCACTTCTGCAATCTATTCactttaatgaaaaatacaactAGGAGTGGACAGTATAAATGGTATAGAAAGTACACTGGTATAAATGTGGCCCACAGTATGGATTGTGACTATACCGTGCTGACAGgtagagccctcacagatctaggtgtaacttcatcgaaaagacacaatgcttcagaaaagattaatcgctgtcaggtcagcaaagatttgtgtatgtagataaagcttAGTATCAAAGTATTTTTGTCCGGGACACCGTGAGCCCAGCGGCTACGGGACACTGTGAGTTTGCACTACTGTCAGACGCgcacccattctctctcactcacagtcacacatatacactcacacatatacacacacacacacacacacacacacacacaaaggagtaGCCTAGTTGCGCGTCCACCAAGACGTGATTGATTAGCCTACTTCAATACACCGTGGGGCTATGTTATAGTCTCTGATTGTTTCGAAaggctccctccctctcccttcgataggctctctctctccatctatatgtacacacacatacatatatatatatatattgtttactgtttatgtatgtatgtatgtgtatgtatatatataaacagttgtctgtttttatttatttactatttattctTGTTTGACtacttattgttattatttattgttctttttctaCTGTTGCACTATCCCCTATGCTGCTATTAACACTGCAAATTTCCCTGCTGTGGGACAAATAAAGgattatcttatcttatatTACCTACATCCAAGTAGATTGTATGCCTATACAAATTAGCTACCAATGCCTGGTAGCACGATTCCTAAGTCCCgtaacaccccccctccccacgccTTTTTTTCCCCGTCGGATCTACACTGATCTCATACATGGCCTCTCTGGAACCCGCCTAACGGAAATCTGTCGTAACGACAGAGAACTTTAATCcctgagtcagtttttattttcactttgtgcagcttgattttattgtatttcatgaaaaagtgtttttcagagatggaagttacttgagaaaaggttttttattttttcctatttattattgcagttttgcacaataaatgttcttaaaatgcCTGTgtactatgtgaaatatatCCTAACAATACagttaagagtacagtaatagctgccttgcagttgccataccagtgctttaccccttcagaagcatttatattgaaattttaagaaaaatgaatataccGTGATATATACCGTTACCGTCCGTGCTTCAGATTATACCATGATTTATTGGTATAATCTGAATTTTAGGCCATACCACCCAACCCTACATACAACTTTAGTTTTATAAAATCTGtcttaaaaaaaagcaaagtatTAGAGATCATACAGCAACAGCTGAGGAAGAAGGGAAGACTTTCCTATTCATTAACATCCCTAGTTTAAACAATGCTATCTGGCTAAAAACCTATGAACACTGCAATATAATCTCcagaatcaaacaaataaacatcCAACTAAATGCCTACATGCATATCCGGTTACCAGTCACCCACTGCTGTCAATCAACATAGAAGCATAGGTCGAATTTTCAATTTAACTAATGATCTGTGAAATTAAAGACAATGAGCTTGTAAATACAGTAACTCACATCCTAGAGAAGCTCCAGACCTCAAAGCTGAAGATCATTTGCCTGAACAAGTTACTAGGTTGTAGCTCATCCCCATTTTTGTCCCTTTGTGCCCTGCAGCAACTGATGTGTTAGTACTAATGGACCAAATTTCATGGTGCAATATTTTGGGATGAATGGATCAAGGAGTACCGGGGCACTTACAAAGAATATTTAAGAGTATCATCCAGTTCCATGATGGCAGCCTGGTTGCCACAGCGATAGCAGTAGTTTGGCGCACTGAAAATGGTGACAACATTTCGGTCATGGCACCAGTTGTacccctgcaaaaaaaaaaaaaattaaacacatgatCATTCTCGTAAATGACAAACCtacatattttttaatcaaGCGTTTACAATTAGATCCTTCTTTAACAATATCAACAGcgtaatgaatgaaattttccCCTCCATTTTGCAGATAGCATCTCCTGcacaaatgcaatgcaacaaCAGTTACAcgttttttctttcatttcatttttataggAAGTGTGCATAAAAGCAAACTTCCTGCTTCCTTGATCAACGAAGTAAAGCAAGCAACCAGAGCTATGCCGCACGATGTCACAATGAATGCTGGGATCTGCTCAGATCTGACATCAGCAGTACAAGGCTGAGGTTAGACTCCATGTaacttctctcctcctctggttGGTGATAAGTGATGGAATTGtgctccttttttctttccatgctCACCATTAACCCAGTTTTTAGCTCTTCCAAAGGAAATAACATGGTAACACCACTTTTTGTCTTCACCCACAGTTCGATTGAAAGTAGGCCAGCACTAGTGCTGTTAGTGGGCTGATCTAACATGAGTCAGCATGACCAAAAAAAGATAGAGAACTGCACAGAACCTGAACTAATGATAGCATCCAGGCTCAGGAGGGGTAGAATTCTCTCATAAGATGATACATAAGGATATAGGACTAGCTGGTGATGAATATACCCTGTTTTTCAAGTGGTGGAGGGTAACAATGGCTAAAGGAGTCAAATTCATTAACTGATTTGTCTAATGGCAAATATCTAGAGAaatcaaacaggaaaatatgttTACAAA
This genomic interval carries:
- the zgc:101664 gene encoding shieldin complex subunit 3 translates to MDVLLHYRVNEGNLDELVDIAERALEDFPHRVLPLFTPWFPSGSETSLPFKPRKSPPVVSAEDLKRIQFYLWCSERSSRGGGEAEDLREFSTADLRRSLPRQRANSEFADATHHDEAAATERRPRRSWSVVSLGGVLTENIRPFSGQFQMVVERLGLHSLQRAKWIIGEFNCVASDLEHVWTVLIQAMRQSKLPTCNANIQRQLAQIWVFCDVLYCEYVGHFLKQEFQLSGQISLTVHKQGTIFSL